A single Penaeus vannamei isolate JL-2024 chromosome 22, ASM4276789v1, whole genome shotgun sequence DNA region contains:
- the LOC138865797 gene encoding uncharacterized PPE family protein PPE40-like, producing MGEWGATDGFNTGNGVRVDLTQGMGEWGTKSGCNTGNGVRGVDVTQEVGTRSGFNTGNGVRVDLTQEIGEWGTSGFNTGDRARLMDLTQGMGEWGATNGFNTGNGVRRVDVTQGMGEWGTSGFNTGNGVQVVLAQGMGEWGTSGFNTGNGVRVDLTQEMGEWGTSGFNTGNGVRGVDVTQEVGTRSGFNTGNGVRVDLTQEIGHD from the exons ATGGG GGAATGGGGCGCGACTGATGGATTTAACACAGGGAATGGGGTACGAGTGGATTTAACACAGGGAATGGG GGAATGGGGTACGAAGAGTGGATGTAACACAGGGAATGGGGTACGAGGAGTGGATGTAACACAGGAAGTGGGTACGAGGAGTGGATTTAACACAGGGAATGGGGTACGAGTGGATTTAACACAGGAGATAGG GGAATGGGGTACGAGTGGTTTTAACACAGGAGATAGGGCACGGCTGATGGATTTAACACAGGGAATGGG GGAATGGGGCGCGACAAATGGATTTAACACAGGGAATGGGGTACGAAGAGTGGATGTAACACAGGGAATGGG GGAATGGGGTACGAGTGGTTTTAACACAGGGAATGGGGTACAAGTGGTTTTAGCACAGGGAATGGG GGAATGGGGTACGAGTGGTTTTAACACAGGGAATGGGGTGCGAGTGGATTTAACACAGGAAATGGG GGAATGGGGTACGAGTGGTTTTAACACAGGGAATGGGGTACGAGGAGTGGATGTAACACAGGAAGTGGGTACGAGGAGTGGATTTAACACAGGGAATGGGGTACGAGTGGATTTAACACAGGAGATAGGGCACGACTGA